In Musa acuminata AAA Group cultivar baxijiao chromosome BXJ2-10, Cavendish_Baxijiao_AAA, whole genome shotgun sequence, a genomic segment contains:
- the LOC135625664 gene encoding mediator of RNA polymerase II transcription subunit 32-like → MESTIKAMSSAYEDFAAAAASVVREREASGGRRTAATDVALENFRQRWELFRASCDRAEEVMDMARRRITTESVVDAAASAAERPAEAGLTPVSVPRLEQALHAVNSLAADLRRGPGGAAVSSPPSSPSGVTSQAEKAD, encoded by the coding sequence ATGGAGAGCACCATCAAGGCCATGAGCAGCGCGTACGAGGACTTCGCGGCCGCGGCGGCGAGCGTGGTGCGGGAGAGGGAAGCATCAGGCGGCCGGCGGACGGCGGCGACGGACGTGGCGCTGGAGAACTTCAGGCAGCGGTGGGAGCTCTTCAGGGCGTCGTGCGATCGGGCGGAGGAGGTGATGGACATGGCGAGGAGGAGGATCACGACGGAGTCCGTGGTGGACGCGGCCGCCTCCGCGGCGGAAAGGCCGGCGGAGGCGGGGCTAACGCCGGTCAGCGTGCCCCGATTGGAGCAGGCGCTGCACGCCGTCAACTCCCTCGCCGCGGACCTCCGACGTGGCCCCGGTGGCGCCGCCGTCTCCTCCCCGCCCTCCAGCCCCTCTGGTGTAACATCTCAAGCAGAGAAGGCAGATTGA
- the LOC104000588 gene encoding pentatricopeptide repeat-containing protein At1g50270, whose translation MRLTGSCSKLMLWNASSSLTSSFQAHLLSLLRECRTVNHLKQIHSVLVTSGLSHDASCNAKILRLAALFVPGDIAYASLVFHQTESPTVSMWNAMVRGHSLRCHHGRAIAQYTQMLREGVVPDEYTYPLVLKVLPKLSDIRPDQVHAQVLKFGYCADSFVRNSLVAAYAKCGGLASARNLLDGISDRDPVPWTAMIQGYVDNDQASDALAVFDKMRTLGVHVDEVAIVSVLKGCGLLGNVWLGRCVHGFYVACGRVKWDVYVGSALVDMYAKCGCCDDAREQFDEMPIRNVVTWSTMITGYVQCGGYKSALSLFRDMLLEGQAPNEVTMASILTSCAQTGALGQGRWIHGYVNRSKLESSTVVGTALVDMYAKCGCIDEAVMVFNGILQKDVYPWTALINGLAIHGYAFQCLDLFSRMVKDGVQPNEVTFIGVLSACSHSGLVEQGRYHFSSMFKDHRIRPKVEHYGCMVDLLGRAGMLKEAMLVIESMPMGPTPGVWGALLNACIIHEEFDLGERVGKHLIEMDPRHSGRYALLANLYSLSKKWDDDASVRMTMKGRRVEKTRGSSWTEVNGILTEFFAMDESHPETEAIYEMLDGLTKAMKLNGICR comes from the coding sequence ATGAGGTTGACTGGAAGCTGCAGCAAACTCATGCTTTGGAACGCATCAAGCTCGCTTACGTCGTCCTTTCAAGCTCACCTCCTCTCCTTGCTCAGAGAATGCAGGACTGTCAACCATCTCAAGCAGATCCATTCCGTCCTCGTAACCTCTGGCCTCTCCCACGACGCCTCTTGCAATGCCAAGATCCTCCGACTCGCCGCCCTCTTCGTCCCCGGCGACATCGCCTACGCTTCTCTTGTCTTCCACCAGACCGAATCGCCTACGGTTTCGATGTGGAACGCCATGGTAAGGGGTCATTCCCTGCGCTGCCACCATGGCAGAGCCATTGCCCAGTACACGCAAATGCTCCGAGAAGGCGTGGTTCCTGACGAGTACACGTATCCCTTGGTCCTCAAAGTCCTTCCCAAGCTTAGCGACATCCGCCCGGATCAAGTGCATGCTCAGGTTCTCAAGTTTGGCTATTGCGCTGACTCTTTCGTTCGGAATTCCTTGGTTGCCGCTTATGCTAAGTGCGGCGGCTTGGCGTCCGCTCGTAACCTGCTTGATGGAATCTCTGATCGGGATCCCGTTCCTTGGACAGCAATGATTCAGGGATATGTGGATAATGACCAAGCATCTGATGCTCtggccgttttcgacaagatgagGACTTTGGGAGTTCACGTCGATGAGGTTGCCATTGTCAGTGTGCTCAAAGGTTGTGGCTTGCTGGGGAACGTTTGGCTTGGGAGGTGCGTCCATGGCTTCTACGTGGCTTGTGGGAGGGTGAAGTGGGATGTGTATGTTGGGAGTGCACTGGTGGATATGTATGCCAAGTGCGGCTGTTGCGACGATGCTAGAGAACAGTTCGATGAAATGCCTATTAGAAATGTTGTCACTTGGAGCACTATGATCACAGGATATGTTCAATGTGGTGGATACAAGAGTGCTCTATCCTTGTTCCGCGATATGCTCCTGGAAGGCCAAGCACCAAATGAAGTCACGATGGCCAGCATCTTGACATCCTGTGCACAGACGGGGGCTCTAGGTCAAGGCAGATGGATCCATGGGTATGTGAATAGGAGCAAGCTGGAATCGAGCACGGTTGTCGGGACGGCCCTCGTAGACATGTACGCCAAATGCGGATGCATAGATGAAGCAGTCATGGTGTTCAATGGCATACTGCAAAAGGACGTCTACCCTTGGACAGCTCTAATCAACGGGTTGGCGATTCATGGATATGCCTTTCAGTGTTTGGATCTCTTCTCTCGTATGGTCAAGGATGGTGTGCAACCCAACGAGGTCACCTTCATCGGTGTTCTCTCTGCATGTTCTCACAGTGGCCTGGTGGAGCAAGGAAGATATCACTTCAGTTCTATGTTCAAAGATCACAGGATCAGACCGAAGGTGGAGCATTACGGTTGCATGGTGGATCTCTTAGGGCGAGCAGGGATGTTGAAGGAAGCAATGCTCGTGATAGAAAGCATGCCTATGGGGCCGACCCCTGGAGTCTGGGGGGCTCTGCTGAACGCCTGCATCATCCATGAAGAATTCGATTTAGGTGAACGAGTCGGAAAGCATCTGATCGAAATGGATCCACGACACAGCGGCAGATACGCACTCTTGGCTAATCTGTACTCTCTTTCGAAGAAGTGGGATGATGATGCCAGTGTGAGGATGACCATGAAGGGAAGAAGGGTGGAAAAGACCAGAGGGTCTAGTTGGACAGAAGTCAACGGCATCTTGACTGAATTCTTCGCCATGGATGAGTCACATCCAGAGACAGAGGCTATATATGAAATGTTAGACGGACTGACCAAGGCGATGAAGCTCAACGGTATATGCCGTTAG
- the LOC104000499 gene encoding uncharacterized protein LOC104000499 yields MALAFSGVAPPRVAASLKDRWRRWRAWASSSEPEGEVEIRVCVNRTCGRQGSRDILAVLSAIAPLGISVVSCGCLGRCGAGPNLAVLPPGALLGHCGTAAKAAQLLADLCGPEFDPQRNLETLALRKKAEDELEKGNEAEAESLLSQAIDLKPSGGLHLIYRSRSSARLAMGDNVGALEDGRESSRLAPKYPQAYICQGDVFLAMEQWEAAEKAYSTALLLDPSIRRSKSFKARVAKLQEKLVALNTSS; encoded by the exons ATGGCGCTTGCCTTCAGCGGCGTCGCTCCTCCCCGCGTCGCCGCGTCGTTGAAGGACAGGTGGAGGCGGTGGAGGGCGTGGGCGTCGTCGTCGGAGCCGGAGGGGGAGGTGGAGATCAGGGTCTGCGTCAACCGGACCTGCGGGCGGCAGGGCTCCAGGGACATCTTGGCGGTTCTGTCCGCCATCGCGCCGCTGGGCATCTCCGTCGTCTCCTGTGGCTGCCTCGGCCGGTGCGGCGCCGGCCCCAACCTTGCCGTCCTTCCCCCAGGCGCCCTGCTCGGCCACTGTGGCACAGCCGCCAAGGCCGCCCAGCTCCTGGCGGACCTCTGCGGCCCGGAATTCGATCCGCAGAGGAACCTCGAGACACTCGCTCTAAGAAAGAAGGCGGAGGACGAGTTGGAGAAGGGGAATGAAGCCGAGGCCGAGTCTCTCCTCTCCCAG GCGATTGATCTTAAACCTTCTGGTGGTCTGCATCTTATATACAGAAGCAG GTCTTCTGCAAGATTAGCAATGGGAGACAATGTTGGTGCCCTTGAAGATGGAAGAGAATCATCTCGTTTAGCTCCTAAATATCCACAG GCTTATATTTGCCAAGGTGATGTATTCTTGGCAATGGAACAATGGGAGGCTGCTGAGAAAGCATATTCAACTGCTTTGCTGCTTGATCCATCTATCCGTCGCTCCAAATCATTCAAG GCCCGTGTTGCAAAGCTCCAAGAGAAACTAGTAGCTTTAAATACTTCATCTTAG
- the LOC135624493 gene encoding replication protein A 32 kDa subunit A-like isoform X2: MFSSQIDGGGFMLSQSSQNPDSGFSKNRGAPGVLPVTVKQIREAFDSAGDKSSLLLDGVDATNIRLLGLVMNKAERATDVTFTLDDGTGRIDVIRWVNDTSDANETAIIQNGMYVSVNGSLKGFQDKKRAVAFSVRPVSDYNAIALHFIQCIHVHLWNTRQKGGAFQHQTTPVKTTTTSFEGLRVPQTPVASQSSGSANTNGPETDIYKLVLSVFQEPANLDSDHGLHVDEVAKRLGVPINKIKEAIDYYVDIGHIYSTIDDYHFKSAFVD; this comes from the exons ATGTTCTCGAGCCAAATCGATGGAGGTGGATTCATGCTCTCTCAATCCTCCCAAAACCCTGATTCCGGCTTCTCTAAG AATCGTGGCGCTCCGGGAGTTCTTCCCGTGACGGTGAAGCAGATCAGGGAAGCCTTCGACTCTGCAGGCGATAAGTCCAGTCTCCTTCTCGATGGAGTTGATGCCACCAAT ATTAGACTCCTGGGGCTGGTGATGAACAAGGCGGAGAGGGCTACGGACGTTACCTTCACCCTTGACGATGGCACTGGACGAATCGATGTCATCAGATG GGTTAATGACACTTCAGATGCAAACGAGACAGCTATTATTCA gaATGGTATGTATGTCTCCGTCAATGGTAGCCTTAAAGGATTTCAAGACAAAAAAAGAGCCGTTGCATTCTCTGTTAG GCCTGTCAGTGACTATAATGCTATTGCACTCCACTTCATTCAGTGCATACATGTACATCTCTGGAACACCAGGCAGAAG GGAGGTGCTTTCCAGCACCAGACAACTCCAGTAAAGACAACAACCACTTCTTTTGAAGGGTTGAGAGTGCCCCAAACTCCAGTTGCCAGTCAA TCTTCTGGAAGTGCAAACACGAATGGACCTGAGACTGACATCTACAAATTAGTGTTGAGCGTTTTCCAGGAACCTGCAAACCT TGACAGCGACCATGGATTGCATGTTGATGAAGTTGCCAAACGACTGGGAGTACCAATCAATAAGATCAA GGAAGCTATCGATTACTACGTAGACATCGGTCATATTTATTCTACGATCGATGACTACCACTTCAAGTCTGCTTTCGTCGACTGA
- the LOC104000589 gene encoding mediator of RNA polymerase II transcription subunit 32-like, translated as MESTIDEMSNAYEDFVAAAADVAREREASGGRRTAAIDVALENFRHRWELFRASCDQAEEVIDMARRRITTEYVADAASAAARPAEAGLPPVSVLRLEQALHAVNSLAADLRRGSGGGAVSSPPTSPSGVTPQGDEAD; from the coding sequence ATGGAGAGCACCATCGACGAAATGAGCAACGCGTACGAGGACTTCGTGGCCGCCGCGGCGGACGTGGCGCGGGAGAGAGAAGCATCAGGCGGACGGCGGACGGCGGCGATTGACGTGGCGCTGGAGAACTTCAGGCATCGGTGGGAGCTCTTCAGGGCGTCGTGCGATCAGGCAGAGGAGGTGATAGACATGGCGAGAAGGAGGATCACGACGGAGTACGTGGCGGACGCGGCCTCCGCGGCGGCACGGCCGGCGGAGGCGGGGCTGCCGCCGGTCAGCGTGCTCCGATTGGAGCAGGCGCTGCACGCCGTCAACTCCCTCGCCGCGGACCTACGACGTGGATCTGGTGGCGGCGCCGTCTCCTCCCCGCCCACCAGTCCCTCTGGTGTGACACCTCAAGGAGACGAAGCAGACTGA